GACGCGGCCGGCGCCGGGCGGGCCGAGCGGCCTGGGGCCGCGGATCGTCGTCGCCAGCACGAACGAGGTGTATGGTGCGGCGAGCGTCGATGGCCCCGGCACCGCCGAGTCGGCGCCGCTCGCGCCGCGCAACCCGTACGCCACGAGCAAGGCGGCGCAGGACCTGATGGCCGGGGAGTTCGCCGCGCGCTGGCCGGAGGCGGGTGCGGTCGACGTCGTTCGGCTGCGGCCGTTCACGCACATCGGACCGGGGCAGGACGATCGGTTCGTGGCGGCGTCGTTTGCGCGTCAGGTGGCGGAGATCGAGGCGGGCGTTTCGGGCGGTCCGCTCAAGGTGGGCGATCTGTCGGCGCGCCGTGACTTCAGTGACGTGCGCGACATCGTTCGGGGCTATCGGCTGGCGGCGGAGCGTGGGCCGGCCGGTGTGGTGTATAACCTGGGCAGCGGGCGCAGCCGTGCGGTGCATGAGATCGTCGATCACTTCGTCGCGCGGGCCCGCGTGGCCGTGAACGTCGAAGTGGATCCGGCGCGCCTGCGGCCGTCCGATGTGCCCGAGACGCGGTGCGACGCGCGGCGGGCCCACGACCAAATCGGATGGGCACCGTCCATTCCGTTCGAGACGACGCTCGACGACATTCTGGCCGACTGGCGGGCGCGCATCGCGGCGGGTGCGGTGCCGCCGACGACAGCTTGACGAAGACGGATCCTACGGGCCGAGATCGACCTGATTCCAGGCGCGATCATCGCGCCTTCAGCAGCGGCCCGGCCGCCGAACCGATGGAGGGGACGATGTCCCGCACAGCGCTGATCACCGGCATCACCGGCCAAGACGGCTCCCACCTGGCCGAGCTTCTGCTCGACCTCGGGTACAACGTCGTGGGCATGGTGCGCCGCACGAGCACCGTCAACTTCGAGCGGATCGCCCATATCCAGGACCGGCTGACGCTCGTGCCGGGCGATCTGCTCGACCAGTACTCGCTCGTCCGGGTCCTGCAGGAGCACCGGCCGGCCGAGGTCTACAACCTGGCGGCGCAGAGCTTCGTGAAGACGTCGTGGGACCAGCCGGTGCTGACCGGCGAGGTCACGGCGCTCGGGGTGACGCGGCTGCTCGATGCGATCCGGATCGTCGACCCGTCGATCCGGTTCTACCAGGCGTCGTCGAGCGAGATGTTCGGCAAGGTTCAGGAGGTGCCGCAGCGCGAGGAGACGCCGTTCTACCCGCGCAGCCCGTACGGCGTGGCCAAGGTCTACGGCCATTGGATCACCGTCAACTATCGCGAGAGCTACGACCTGTTCGCCGCCAGCGGCATCCTGTTCAACCACGAGGGTCCGCGGCGCGGCCTCGAATTCGTCACGCGCAAGATCACGAACGGCGTGGCGCGGATCAAGCACGGGCTGCAGGACCACATCGTCCTCGGCAACCTCGACGCGCGGCGCGACTGGGGCTGGGCGCCGGATTACGTCCGGGCGATGTGGCTCATGCTCCAACAGGACGCACCCGACGACTTCGTCATCGCCACGGGCGAGACGCACGCCGTTCAGGAGTTCTGCGAGATCGCGTTCAGCCATGCCGGCCTGGACTGGCGGCAGTGCGTCCGCCAGGATCCGGCGTTCATGCGCCCGGCCGAGGTCGAGCTGCTCATCGGGGATGCGTCGAAGGCCAAGGCCAAGCTCGGCTGGGCGCCGACGGTCTCGTTCCAGGATCTCGTGACGGGCATGGTCGATGCCGACATGGCTGCCGTCAAGGCGGCGAACGCGGCGGTGACGGCGTGAGCGACCGGATCGTCTTCGGCACGGACGGCTGGCGCGCCCGGATCGGCGAGGGCTACACGTTCGCCAACGTCCGCCGCGTCAGCGCCGCCGCCGCGCGCTACTACGCCGCCAACGCGGACGGCGCGGCCCGCGGCATCGTCATCGGCCACGACCGCCGCTTCGGCGCGCGCGACTTTGCGATCGCCGCGGCCGAGACCGTGGCGGCGCACGGCGTGCCGGTCTGGCTGACGGCCGATGCGACACCGACGCCCGTCATCAGCTTCAGCGTCGGCGCGCAGGCCGCGGCCGGGGCGATCAACCTGACGGCCAGCCACAACCCGGCCCACGATCTGGGCTTCAAGGTCCGCGACGCGGACGGCGCGGCCCTGTCGCCCGACGCCCTCGCCCTCCTCGAGGCCGAGATCCCGCCGCCGGGCGTCGACGTCTCGCGCGTTCCGTTCGCAGACGCCGTCGCCGACGGCCGCATCCGCATCTTCGACCCCGCGCCGCGCTACCGCGAGCACGCCGCGGCCCGCGTCGACCTGCGCAGCGAATCGCCGACGCCGGCCTGCGCGTGGCGTACGACCCGATGTGGGGCGCCGGGCTCGGCTGGCTGCGCTGGCTCCTCGGGCCGGGTGCGCGGACCGAGCTGCTGACGATCCACGGCACGCCGAACCCGCTCTTCCCGGAGATGGGCCGACCCGAGCCGATCCCGCCGAACACGGACGCCCTGGCCCGCCACGTCCGCGCCACCGGCGCCGACATCGGGATCGCGAACGACGGCGACGCGGACCGGATCGGCGTGATCGACGAGCACGGCGCGTTCGTCAACCAGCTCCAGGTCTTCGGGCTGCTGGCGTGGTGGCTGCTCGAGATCAAGGGCGAGCGCGGCGCGATCGTCCGGACGCTCTCGACGACGTCCATGCTCGACGTGCTGGGCCGGAAGTACGGCGTGCCGGTCCACGAGACCGGCGTCGGCTTCAAGTACGTCGGGCCGAAGATGCTGGCCACGGACGCGATGATCGGCGGCGAGGAGTCGGGCGGCTTCGCGTTCCGCGGCCTGCCCGAGCGCGACGGCCTGCTCGTCGCCCTCGCGCTTTTGGAGGCGATGATCGAGACCGGCAAGACCCCGTCCGAGCTCGTCGCCACGCTCTACGACGCCGTCGGCGCGACGTGGTTCTACGACCGCGTGGACGTCGTGTTCGACGGGGCGCAGCGCGCGGCCGTCCAAGGCCGACTGTCCGCCGCGGCCCCGACGGCGTTGGCCGACGTTCCCGTGGCGCGGATCGACCGGCAGGACGGGCACAAGTTCTGGTTCCCCGACGACGGCTGGCTCCTCATCCGGTTCTCCGGCACCGAGCCGCTCATGCGGGTGTACGTCGAGACGACGCACGGCGACCGCGTGGCGGCGCTGCTGGACGCCGGCCTGGCGCTGGCCGGCCTGGACCGCACGGGCAGGGCGGTCGGATGACGCAGGGCGGCCGCTCGACGTCCGACGGAGGGTTCGACAGAGGGCTGTACCTCGGCCCCGACGCCGCGACGCGCCTCCGGACGCCGTCCGTGGACCGCGGACGCGCGTCGCAGAAGGATGACGACACCGCGTGGTCGCCGTCCGATGCCGTCGACCTTGCCCTCGTCGACACGCACTGCCACCTGGACGCCGACGCCTTTGCCGACGACCCGACGACGGCCATCCTCGGCCGCGCGCGCCGGGCAGGCGTGACGCGGCTCGTGACGATCGGCACCGACCTGGAATCGAGCGCCCGCGCCGTCCGGCTGGCGCGGCACCACCACGAGATCTGGGCGACGGTCGGCATCGACCCGAACGACCTGCCGATCGACGGGAGCGTGATGACGGAGGCGATGCTGGCGGCGGTCGAGTCGCTGGCGTGCGCGCCGCGGGTCGTGGCGATCGGCGAGATCGGCCTGGACTACTACTGGAACCGGACGTCGCACGAGGTGCAGCGCGCCGCGTTCGAGGCGCAGCTCGGGCTGGCGGCGCGGGTTGGGATGCCGGTGGTGATCCACAGTCGGGATGCGGATGCGGATACGGTTGGGGTGTTGAGCGCGTGGGCGGGGGGGGATCCGTGGGGGGGGCATGGGGTGGGGGATGCGATGGGGGGCGTGAGGCCGCTCGGCGTGCTGCATTGTTTTTCCGGCGATGTCGACTTGGCGATGCGGTACGTCGCGCTCGGCTTCCTGATCTCGCTGTCCGGGATCGTCACGTTCAAGAGCAACGCGCAGACGCACGCCGTGGCGCGCGAGCTGCCGCTCGAGGCACTCGTCCTGGAGACGGACGCGCCGTACCTGGCGCCGCACCCGCACCGCGGGCGGCGCAACGAGCCGGCGTACGTCCGGCTGATCGCCGAGCACGTGGCGGCGCTGCGCGGCGAGGACGTCGCCACCGTCGCGCGGGCGACGTCGGCGAACGCGGCGCGGCTGTTTGGGTGGGGGGCGATATGAGAGGGGCGATCGGGCTGGGCGACCGGAGGCGGGCGCCGTGAGCGGCGACGCGGCCGTGCGGATGGAGCGCGGCCTGCCGGACGTCGTGTCGAACGCCGGCATGGCGGCGGGTGACCCGCTGGCGGGCGTGCGGGGGGACCTGACGCGGCTGGAGGCGGTGCTCAGCGACGACAGCGGGATCGAGTACCCGCTCGTGGCCGAGCTGCTGCGCTACGTGTTCGCCGGCGGCGGCAAGCGGCTGCGGCCGGCGCTCGTCTTCCTGGTGGCGCGCCTCGGGCACGCGGACGACGACGCGGTCACGAGCCTCGCGGCGGCCGTCGAGACGCTCCACACCGCCACGCTCGTCCACGACGACCTCGTCGACGGCGCGCTGCTGCGGCGCGGCCTGCCGGCGCTGAACGTCCGCTGGAGCCCCGGCGCCACCGTCCTGGCCGGCGACTGGCTCTTCGCCCGCGCCGCTCGTTTCGCCGCCGACACGAACGACATCGGCGTGCAGCACATCTTCGCCCGCACGCTGCAGACGATCACGGCCGGCGAGCTGCGCCAGCTCTTCGGCCGGCGCGGCGTTCCGACGGAGGGCGAGTACACCGCGCGGATCTACGGCAAGACGGCGTCGCTGTTCGAGGCGGCGACGGAGGCGACGGCCATGCTGGCCGCGCTGACCGAACCCGAGGTGGCCGGACTGGCTGCGTACGGCCGCCACGTCGGCACGGCGTTTCAGATCATGGACGACATCCTGGACTTCACCGGCGACCCCGATCGGCTCGGCAAGCCGGTCGGCGGCGACCTGCGGTCCGGCCAGGTGACGCTGCCGACGATGCTGCACCTGGCGACCCATCCAACCGCCGCTCCGTGGCTGACGGCCCCCGGCGGCGATGAACCGGACGCCGCCGCCGTCGCCGCCCTCGTCGACGCCGTGCGTGCCGACCGCGCCGCCATCACCGGCGCCCACGACGCCGCCCGCGACGCCGTCGCGCAGGCCGTCGCCCACCTGGGTGCGCTGCCGGCGGGCGCGGCGCGGGACGATCTGGCCGCCGTGGCGTCGTACGCCGTCGCGCGCGACGTGTGAACGGCGGTGGTCGCGGTCGTCGGCGGAGCGACGCCCGGCGTGCCTGAGCCGCCCGGCGTGCCCGCAACGACGCCTCGCGCGGCCGACGAAGCGGCCGCGTTCTCTGCCAACCGCCTCTCCAACCGCCTCTCCGACCGCCTCTCCGACCGCCTCTCCGACCGCTTCTCCAACCGCCTCTCCAACCGCCTTTCCGTCCGGCTCTCCGTCGCGATCGTCAGCTGGAACGTCCGCGACCTCGTCCTGCGCTGCCTCTCGAGCGTGTTCGGCAGCCACGAAGTCACGGTCGATGTCGTCCTCGTCGACAACGCCTCGGGCGACGGGACGGTCGAAGCCGTGCGGGAGGCGTTCCCGAACGTGCGCGTGATCGCCAACGCCGACAACCGCGGCTTCCCGGCGGCGAACAATCAGGCGTTTCGGGCAATGGGGGTGTTGGCGGCGGAGCGTGGGGGGACGGGGTTGTCGGCGGAGGGCGGCCACAAGGGCCGCCCCTACACGGACGGTGTTGCGTCCTATACGATGATCCTCAACCCCGACACCGAGGTTGCCCCCGACGCCCTTGCCCTCCTCGTCGACGCCCTCGCCGCCGATCCCGCCCTGGCCGCCGTCGGCCCGCGCCTGCGCTACCCGGACGGCCGCGTCCAGCCGAGCCGCTTCCGCGACCCGACGCCCCTCACGCTGCTGTGCGAGAGCACGCCGCTGGCCTGGCACTGGCCGAACAACCCGGTGGCCCGCCGCTACCACATGGCCGACGTGGCGGGTGACGGCGCCCAAGACGTCGAGTGGCTCAACGGCGCGGCGCTCATGTTCCGGACAGAGGCGCTCCGCGCCGCCGGCGGTTTCGACGAGGGCTTCTTCCTGTATTCCGAGGAGGCCGATCTCTGCCGTCGCCTGCGCGATGCCGGCTGGCGCATCCGCTACGAGCCGGAAGCCGAGATCGTCCACCACGAGGGACGGTCGAGCGACCAAGTCGTCGCCGCGCGCCACGTGCACTTCCAGCGCTCGCGGCTACGATACTGCGCCAAGCACAATGGCCGGACCGCGGCCGCGCTCGTGCGCCTCGGCGTGCGCTTCGAGTTTGCCGTCGAGCTGCTGCTGGAGGCGCTGAAGTGGATGATCGGGCACAAGCGGCCGCTGCGGGCGGGGCGGGTGCGGGCCTATTGGGCGGTGATCCGGTCGATTTGAGCATCGCCAGGACCCGCGTATGACCCGCGTCTGCCTCGTCACCGGTGAGTACCCCCCCGACGAGGGCGGTGTCGCCGATTACACCCGCTGCCTGGCCGACGCCCTCGCGGCGCAAGGCGTGTTCGTCGACGTCCTCACGACCCGCCGCACGGAACCGACCGGCGCGCCGCCCGCCCGGCTGTCCTCCGCCGGAGGCGTGGCCGTACACGGCGTCGTGCCCAGCTGGCGCTGGCCGGTGCTCATGCAGTTGCACCGGGCCGTTCGAACGCTCGCGCCCGACATCGTCCACATCCAGTACCAGACGGCCGCGTTCGGGATGCACCCGGCGATCAACACCGTGCCGCGCTGGTTGCGGCAGTTCACGACCGTCAAGACGGCGGTGACCTACCACGATCTGAACGTGCCCTACCTCTTCCCGAAGGCCGGCCGACTCCGCCGCTTCGTGAACCTGCTGCCGGCCCGCTTCAGCCACCTCACCGTCGCGACGAACGCCGCCGACCACGCGGTGCTGGCCGAGTGGGGCCGCGCCTGGGAGCTGGCGCTCGTGCCGATCGGCAGCAACATCCCGGACGCCCCGCCGCCGGACTACGATCGCGCCACGTTCCGCCAGGCAAACGGCATTGCCGACGGCACTGCGGTCCTGGTCTACTTCGGCTTCCTGAACGCCAGCAAGGGCGGGCGCGACCTCATCGACGTCGTCGAGGCGCTGCGCGGCGGCAGGCGCGATGTCCGGCTCGTCATGATCGGCGGCAAGACCGGCGCGAGCGACCCGACGAACGCCGCCTATCTGGCGCGCTTCGAGGCCGACGTGACCGCCCGCGGCCTCACCGACGCCGTCGTCTGGACGGGCCACGTCTCACCGACGCACGTCTCGGCGTGGCTCCACGCCGCCGACGTCGCCGTGCTGCCCTACGCCGACGGGGCGTCCTATCGCCGCGGCAGCCTGCTGGCGGCCCTGACGCACGGCGTGCCGACGGTGACGACGCGGCCGAAGGACAGCGTCGGCGATGGCGTCGGCGATGGCGCCGGCGAGACCGCGCGCGGCATGGACGACGTCGCCGACGCCGGGAAGCCGCGCCCCACGGGGTCCCTCCCCCCGCTCGTCGACGGCGTGTCGGCGCGCCTCGTCCGGCCCGGCGACACCGAGGCGCTCGTCGCCGCCGTCCGCAGCATCCTCGACGATCCGGTGCTGGCCGCGCGCCTCGGCGAGGGGTGCGCGGGCCGTCGCCGGCCACTTCGGTTGGGATGCGATCGCCGCCGAGCACCTCCGGTGCTACCACGACATCATCGAACGCTGGAAGCCGATGCGTCGGGGCACGGACGGGAACGGGGCATGAGCATCGTGCGCGAGGATCCGACGCCGCGCGTGCGGCCGAGCGCTGCCGCCGCCCTCGGGATCGCCGCCGCGGCCGCGCTGTTCGCCGCGCTCGTGCTGGCCCCGCGCGCGACGCCCGCGCCGGAGCGTGCCCTCGCCCCGCCCGCTGCGCCGACGCCGACGCCGTCCGCGCCGTGGCAGCCGCTCGTCGACTTCGTCGTCGCACGTGCCCTCGACGGCGATGCGCTGATCCTCGTGGAGCGCTCGGCCCGCGGTTCGGAGGGCCGTGCCGGCGCGCAGGCCGTGGCGGATGCCGCGGCCGCCGTGCGCGGCGGCCCGCGCTTCGCCGTCGTCGACGCGCTGCCGAGCACGGCCGCGGCCGCCGCGAACCGGCTGGCCGCCGCGCTCGCCGCGCCGCGCGTCTGGGTGGCGTGGCCGGTGACGACCGCGGCGTCCGCGCTGCCCACGAGCGGCGGGATGCCGCCGGCCGTGCCCGCCGATGACCCGGTGCGCGCCTGGCTCGACGCGAACGGCCGCGCGGTCGACGCCCGTATCGTCGGCGCGGGCGAGGGTGCATGGGCCGTCGGCGCCTGGGAGCACCTCCCATCGCTGGACGGCGGCGACTACCCGCCCGTCGTCGTGCCCGAGACGCTCGGCGGACTCGAGCTCGTGGGGTGGAGCATCGCTCCGCTGCCGCTGCGGGCCGGGCGGGCGGGGCGGGTGCGCGCGGCGTGGAAGGTCGGGCGCGACGGGGCGCCGGACTATCGGATCGCGTTCCGGCTCGTCGACGGCGCAGGCCGCATCGCCGCCGACTTCGACGACCCGCCGGCGAACCGCCTCGCCCCGGTAGCGACGTGGCTCGAGGCCGACATCACCGTCGTGAGCCATGACTTCACGGTTGGCGAGGCGGTGCAGCCAGGGGCGTACGATGTGGCGGTGAACGCCGTCGATCCGACGACCGGGCGGGCAGTCGAGGCGGGGGCGGGACGGGTCATCGGGGCGGTGACCGTCGAGGGGCCGTAGCGGAGGGTCGGCGGCGGCGGGCCGAGGGCGGCGAAGAGCGAGAGGCCGTCCGCCCGGGCGGACGGCGCGCGGCTGGGCGGTGTCTGGGCGGTGTTGGGTACAATCTCCGCCGATGCCCCAGCCAACCGCCCGGCCACGACCCTCGCGCACCCGTAAGGCGCTGCGCATTGCGTTCCGGGTTGCCGTCAGCGTCGGGCTGTTCGCGCTGATCTACAAGCAGGGCGGCAAAGACGTCGTGGGCAACGTCGTCGAGAACCTGCGGCGGTCGGCGGACCATCCGTGGCTGCTTGTCGCCGCCGCCGTCATGTACGCCGGCATCGGGACGATCGTCCGCGGCTGGCGCTGGCAGGCGCTGGTGCGGCCGCTCGGCTACCCGATCACGCTCAGCCGGGCGTCCGAGCTGTTCATGGTCGGCACGTTCTTCAACCAGATCCTGCCGACCGGCGTGGGTGGCGATGCCGTGAAGGCGGCGCTCCTGGCGCGCGATGCCCGGCCGCACGGGCTGGGGGGTGCGCGCGCCGTCTCGACCGTCCTCGTCGATCGGGCCGTCGGCCTGCTGCCCCTCCTGGCGTTCGGCCTTGTGGCGCTGCCGTTCACGCCCGGCGTGACGACGTCGATGGCCGTCTTCCTGGCCTGCATCGGGGTGGCGGGCGTGGTCGGACTCGGCCTGCTCATGCGCGCCGACCTGTGGTGGTCGCTCGCCGAGCGGCTGCCGCTTGTCGGCTGGCTCGTGCACCGCCCGGTCGTCGCGCGCTTCGTCGGCTCGTTCGCCGAGTACGGTGTGCGAGCCTTGGCGGTGGCGCTCGGCTGGGGCGTCGTCTTCTCCGTGCTCCTCGTCGGCACGAACGCCGTGCTCGGACGAGCCGTGGGTATCGACAGCGTGTCCGTGGCCACGTGGACGGCGGTCGTGCCGATCGTGGCGCTGTCGGCCATGCTGCCGTCGATCGGCGGGTGGGGCGTTCGGGAGATGGGCTATCAGGTGGTCATGGGCGCATTGACGCCGCCTGTGGTCGCGGACCAGGCGCTGGCGGTCTCGATCCTGTTCCAGGCGGTGAACCTGCTGGTCTCGGCCGTCGGCGGAGTGCTGTACCTGCTGCGCGGCGACCACGTGGCGGCCGTCGTGGCGGCCGATGGGACGGATGTTGGGACGGATGTTGCGGCCGAATCGGTCGAGCCGCCCGGGGCCGACGACGCGGGGGCGGTGTGACGGATGTGATGTCCCGGCGCAACAGCCGGGCGGCCCTTTTGCTCGGCGCGATCTTCGTCCTCGCCCTCGCGCTGCGCTGGTGGGGCAACCGCTTCGGCCTGCCGGCGACGTACCACCCCGACGAGCACCAGTACGTCGACGCCGCCGTGGCGGTGCTGGGCGGCGACCTCAACCCTGACCGGTTCAACAACCCGACGCTCCTGAAGTACGTCCTGGCGCTCGTCTATGCCGTGTGGTACGCCATCGGCCGAGCGGCAGGCGCGTGGCCGAGCGTCGCCGCGTGGCAGGCCGCGGTCGCGGTCGATCCGACGACCGCGCACGTGATCGCGCGCGGCCTCGTCGGTGTCCTCGGCGCCGGCACGTGCCTCGTCGTTGCCGCCGTCGGCCGGCGGCTGCGTGATCGGACGACCGGGTTGCTGGCAGCCGCGTTCCTGGCCGTGGCCTTCATGCATGCCCGCGACAGCCACTATGCCGTGAACGACGTCCCGGCGGCGCTGTGGACGACGTTGGCCGTCGCGATCGCCCTGCGCGTCCGCGCTGGGATCACGGCACGCGCTCGCGGTCGCGACCTCGTCCTCGGCGGGGTGGTCGTCGGGCTGGCGGCGGCGACGAAGTACACGGCGCTCGTGGCGGTGCTGCCGCTCGGGATCGCGTGGCTGGCGGCGGGCGAGATCGGCGCGGGCTCCGGCGACACGCGCAACGAACGGGAAGGTCGGATCGACGTTGGCCTGCATCGTCTGCGCCGGATCGCCTCCCCACCCGTCGCCGCCGCCGCACTCGCGCTCGTCGTCGTCTTCCTGGCCGCCGTGCCGTACGCCGTCCTCGAGTGGCCCGCGTTCCGCGCCGACGTCGTGCTCCTGGCGACGCGGGGGCGGGAGGGGTTCAAGGGGTTGCAGATCGATCCGGCGCCGGGGTGGGTCTTCTACCTGAAGTCGCTCGGTTGGGGCCTCGGCTGGCCGATGCTCGGCGCGGCGATCGTCGGCATCGGACGTGCGTTGGGGCGACGGCGGGCGGACGACGTGATCGTCGTCGTGCTGCCGATCGTGCTGTGGGGGTATTTGGGGAGCCAGTTGAACATGTTCGCGCGGTTCATGCTGCCGGCGGTGCCGTTGTTGTGCGTGTGCGCGGCGGATGCGGTCGTGGGGGTGAGTGGGGTAGTGGGGCGGTGGTTGGGGCGGGGGCGGGAAGGGCGATCGGGGGATGGGACGGATCGGGGAGGCGGGGCGGGGGATGGGGGAGACGAGGGCGGTGGGGGGTGGGCGGGGTTCGGGCGACGCATGCGTCGCCCCTACGCGTGGGGGGTGGTGGCGATGGCAGGGGTGGCGGTTGGGGCGCCGTCGCTCGTGGCCGCGGTGCGGCACGACGTGTTGCTTGGGCGGACGGACACGCGGGCGTTGGCGCGGGCGTGGATCGTGGAGCACGTGCCGGCGGGGGCGACGATCGTGCTGCAGTCCGGGGGGCCGGAGCTGGACGGGCTGGGGTACGAGGTCGAGTCCGTCGGGACGCTCGAATTGCCGGAGCGGCCGCTCGATGACTGGATCGCCGACGCCACGGACGGCGGGCGGCGCGACGCATGGCTGGTGACGAGCTCGTTCAGTACGGAGCGACGGCTGCTCGACCGCGAGGACGATGCGGCGGCGCGGGCGTGGTATGCGGATGTCGAGGGGCGCATGGAGCCGATCGCGATGTTCCGGCCGTTCGCCGAGGGCGTTGCGGCGCCGCCGTTCGTGTTCGATCAGGTGTACGGTCCGTGCATGGACCTTTGGCGCATCGATCGCCCGGGACCCGCCATCTCCATCTACCCGTTGAAGTGAGGCGCGTTACGGCCGATACGACCGCGGCGGCGGGCACGTGGCCACCGGGTCCGGCGGCGGGGTGACGTTCGGGCCGACGAGGCAGCCGGCGCGCCAGACGGGCGGGTTGAACAGCTTGTTGTAGCGGATGCCGCGGTTCGTCAGGTCCAGACAAACGCGGCGCGGGTTCGGCAGGTCGTCGTAACCGGGCGTCGGGTACCTCGGGCTGCCGGGGACGTTCGGGTTGGAGAGGTCGTTCAGGCCGTAGAAGCCGGGCGGGTCGGCGTCGGCGTCCTGGAAGACGGCCGCCAGCTGGGCCTGGGCCGTGGCCAGGATCGGCGGGCGCTCGCAGTCGGTGACGCGCCAGTCCTGGTAGATGACGAGGCAAACGCACGGCGCGGCCATGCCGGTCGGCGTCGCGCTGGGCGTGTGCGTCGCGGTGGCGGTGGGCGTCCGGGTGGGCGTCGCGGTCGGGGTGTGCGTCGGGGTCGCGGTCGGCGTGTGCGTGGGCGTGGCCGTGGGCGTGGCGGTGGGTGTGCGGGTGGGCGTCGACGTGCGCGTCGGCGTCGACGTCGATGTGGCGGTTGGCGTGATCGTCGCGGTGGGCGTCGATGTGGCCGTGCGCGTGGCCGTCGCCGTGTGTGTGGGCGTCGACGAGTTCGTCGCCGTCGGCGTCATGCTGGGCGTCGCCGTGTGCGTGGGCGTCGGCGTGCTCGTTGGGGTGTTCGTGGATGTGGCCGTGTTCGTCGCGGTCGGGGTCGACGTGGCGGTGTGGGTGGGCGTGGCGGTCGACGTGTTCGTCGCCGTCGGCGTTTGGGTCGGCGTGGCGGTCGACGTGTTCGTCGGGGTCGCGGTCGGCGTGTTCGTGGCGGTGTTCGTGGCCGTGGCCGTGTTCGTTGGCGTCGCGGTCGGGGTCGAAGTGGCCGTCTTCGTCGGTGTGGCGGTGTTCGT
This genomic stretch from Candidatus Avedoeria danica harbors:
- a CDS encoding phospholipid carrier-dependent glycosyltransferase, giving the protein MSRRNSRAALLLGAIFVLALALRWWGNRFGLPATYHPDEHQYVDAAVAVLGGDLNPDRFNNPTLLKYVLALVYAVWYAIGRAAGAWPSVAAWQAAVAVDPTTAHVIARGLVGVLGAGTCLVVAAVGRRLRDRTTGLLAAAFLAVAFMHARDSHYAVNDVPAALWTTLAVAIALRVRAGITARARGRDLVLGGVVVGLAAATKYTALVAVLPLGIAWLAAGEIGAGSGDTRNEREGRIDVGLHRLRRIASPPVAAAALALVVVFLAAVPYAVLEWPAFRADVVLLATRGREGFKGLQIDPAPGWVFYLKSLGWGLGWPMLGAAIVGIGRALGRRRADDVIVVVLPIVLWGYLGSQLNMFARFMLPAVPLLCVCAADAVVGVSGVVGRWLGRGREGRSGDGTDRGGGAGDGGDEGGGGWAGFGRRMRRPYAWGVVAMAGVAVGAPSLVAAVRHDVLLGRTDTRALARAWIVEHVPAGATIVLQSGGPELDGLGYEVESVGTLELPERPLDDWIADATDGGRRDAWLVTSSFSTERRLLDREDDAAARAWYADVEGRMEPIAMFRPFAEGVAAPPFVFDQVYGPCMDLWRIDRPGPAISIYPLK